GCGCAGGTAGCGCCAGGCATCAGTCCATTGGCTCGCGGGGGCAGAGCCGTCGGCAACGGCGTCGACCGCTCCCAAGCCGGTCTCGTCTGTCTCCGCGATGAAGTACTCCTGGCCGCGAAGCGGCGCGTTTAGTCCTTGAGGTTCTTGAGAGTTAGGCATAGCGAATCCTTGGGTCAAGAACGGCGTAGAGGAGGTCCACAATGAGGTTGGCCACGATGTAGACGATGACCAAAACGGTGGTGAAAGACACGACCGTTGCGGGTTCTCCCTTGATGATTCCTTGGTAAATCGTGCCACCCACGCCGTTGATCCCGAAGATGCCTTCGGTGACGATGGCGCCACCCATCAAAGCTCCCAGGTCCGACCCGAGGAACGTCACCACGGGGATGAGCGAATTTCGCAGAACGTGGCGGGTCATTACGGTGCTTCCGGAGAGCCCTTTTGCCCGAGCCGTGCGCACGTAATCCGCTCGGAGGTTGTCGCTCACACTGTTGCGCGTCAACCGCACGACGTACGCGAAGGACAACGAACCGAGCACGATCGCGGGCATGAGCAGAGCCACGAACGACTCGTTCCTTCCGACGGTGACGGGGAGCAACCCCCACTTGACACCGACGAGGTACTGCAGGACGAAGCCGATAACAAACGAGGGCACGGCGATGACAAACAGCGAGATGACCAAGATCGTCGAGTCGAAAGCGCCGCCGCGGCGCATTCCCGCGATGACGCCGAACAGGATGCCAAAGACCGATTCAAACGCCAGCGCCATCAGCGCCAACTTGGCGGTGACGGGGAACGCGTTGGCCATGACCGCGGAGACCGGCTGGCCCGAGAAGGTCATGCCGAAGTCGCCGGTGAAGATCCCCTTCAGGTACAAGAGATACTGAACGAGAAACGGCTTGTCCAGGTTGTATTCCGCCTCAATGCGCGCGCGGGCCGCCTCCGACAAGCCTCGGTCCCCGCCGAGTGCCTGCACAGGATCACCCGGCATCAGGAAGACGAGAGCGTAGAGGAGCAGGGTGGCGCCGAAGAAGACGGGGATCATCTGAAGCAGGCGCCGTCCGATGTAACGGAGCATGACTGCGCGCTACTTCTTGGTGATTTCTTCGTAGACGGGCTGGCTCTTCCAAGAGAAGGTCACGTTCTCCACCTTGTCAGAGGACCCACCGGTCGTGTTGGAATACCACAGCGGGATTGCGGGAAGCTCCTTGAGGAGGATTTCCTGCGCCTCGTTGTACTTCGGCTGTGCGGCCTCGGCACTGCCGGCCGTCGCTGCTTCCTTCACCAGCCGGTCGAAATCGGCGTTGGAGTAGTCACCATCGTTGGAGCTAGCACCGGTGGTGTACAAGGGGGTGAGGAAATTGCCCAGCAGCGGGAAGTCCGCCTGCCAGCCGGTGCGGAACGCGCCTTGAATGGTGCGCTTCTTCACGTCGTCGCGAAGCGACTTGAAGTCTGGGTATGCGTTGCCCACTGCGTCAATGCCGAGGGTGTTGCGGATCGAGTTCGCCACCGCGTCGGCCCACGCTTGGTGGCCACCGTCTGCGTTGTAGGAAATGGTGAACTGGCCGGTGAACGGCGAGATTGCGTCGGCTTCCGCCCACAGGCGCTTGGCTTCCTCGGGGTTGTAGGAGAGCACATCCGCGCCCTGCAGGGAGTCAGAGTGGCCGGGAATGACCGGTGAGGTGAAGTCCGTTGCCGGGGTCCGCGTCCCGTCGAAAATTGTCTGGGTGATCTCCTCGCGGTTGATGGCGCGGGAGATGGCCTGGCGGCGCAGC
The nucleotide sequence above comes from Corynebacterium capitovis DSM 44611. Encoded proteins:
- a CDS encoding ABC transporter permease produces the protein MLRYIGRRLLQMIPVFFGATLLLYALVFLMPGDPVQALGGDRGLSEAARARIEAEYNLDKPFLVQYLLYLKGIFTGDFGMTFSGQPVSAVMANAFPVTAKLALMALAFESVFGILFGVIAGMRRGGAFDSTILVISLFVIAVPSFVIGFVLQYLVGVKWGLLPVTVGRNESFVALLMPAIVLGSLSFAYVVRLTRNSVSDNLRADYVRTARAKGLSGSTVMTRHVLRNSLIPVVTFLGSDLGALMGGAIVTEGIFGINGVGGTIYQGIIKGEPATVVSFTTVLVIVYIVANLIVDLLYAVLDPRIRYA